A part of Bacillus rossius redtenbacheri isolate Brsri chromosome 1, Brsri_v3, whole genome shotgun sequence genomic DNA contains:
- the LOC134527917 gene encoding activity-regulated cytoskeleton-associated protein-like: MTPRPFRGQDHEDPVKQLQHWEEALQTQGIPQGEWIDHVGGLLMGEATGWWKSHEGLYDTWEDFASSFANQFGSLPRIAELTAQLFSRKQKDNEEIESFLARKKKLYERLYPDRNVKEFLPTALELVRPNLRPFLRHPPPKDWAELHLRATAVQRDYQETRSTPTGKVNAFPTREEKPVSLQEVPKCWYCPERHFNAECPVRRQQRDTQDKKPLQGNA; this comes from the coding sequence ATGACACCGAGGCCATTCCGGGGACAAGACCATGAGGATCCTGTCAAACAGCTCCAGCACTGGGAGGAGGCCCTACAGACCCAGGGGATTCCCCAGGGCGAATGGATTGACCATGTCGGAGGACTACTAATGGGAGAAGCTACTGGATGGTGGAAGAGTCATGAAGGACTTTACGACACCTGGGAAGATTTCGCCTCAAGTTTCGCCAACCAGTTCGGCAGCCTGCCACGAATCGCGGAACTTACTGCCCAGTTGTTCAGCCGCAAGCAGAAGGACAACGAGGAAATAGAGAGTTTCCTCGCCCGCAAGAAGAAACTATATGAACGCCTCTACCCTGATAGAAATGTGAAGGAATTCCTTCCTACGGCACTGGAATTGGTCagacccaacctacggccattcctCAGACACCCACCTCCCAAGGATTGGGCAGAGCTACATCTCCGAGCAACCGCAGTACAACGGGACTATCAAGAGACCCGGAGCACTCCCACGGGAAAAGTGAACGCCTTCCCCACTCGGGAGGAGAAACCTGTCAGCCTCCAGGAGGTACCAAAATGCTGGTACTGCCCTGAGAGGCACTTCAACGCAGAATGCCCGGTCCGACGCCAACAGCGGGACACTCAGGACAAGAAGCCCTTGCAGGGAAACGCCTAA